Within Lactobacillus amylovorus DSM 20531, the genomic segment ATGTAGAGGTGTCAGCCATAAATCACTTAATTAAATGCTATTTATTAACTGTCAGTGGCTGTTCGCAGAAAACTCCAATTCATTAAAAAGTTACGTTTTATGTAAAGACCCGAACAAGTGAATGTTAATATTGGTTGCGATAGCCATTGTTTTAACACAAATCAAACAACTGAAAATCGTGACTATCAATTGATGAGCTGCCTCATCCACTTGAAATTGCGGCTGCAAAGAGACAGGATTCTCCGGCAGCTGCTTTTTTTATGGCACAAAAAAAGCCTAGTCGTTTGACTAGGCTTATTATTGTTATTATTTACGTAAAACTAATTTAGCAATAGCTTCACAACGAGGTGTTTGTGGCAACATATCGACATTTTGGATTAAGCGAACGTCGTATGCTTCGCTAAGTAAAACTAAATCTTGAGCTAAAGTTGAAGGATTACATGAAATGTAGACAAAGGTTTCTGGTTTAACGCGTAAGATTGTCTTGATCAAACTCTTTGCTAAACCAGTTCTTGGTGGGTCCACGATCAAAGCGTCGATTGATACGCCGCTGTTTTGCAATTCAGGCAATACCTTTTCGGTAGCACCTTGAATGTAATCAGCGTTTTTAATGTGGTTCAATTCAACGTTGTGTTGCGCATCCTTAACTGCTTCAGGAATAGTTTCAATACCGATAACTTGCTTAACGCGATCAGCTGCTAAAATGCCGAGTGTACCTACACCACTATAGGCATCGATTAAAGTTTGATCTGGAGTTAAGTCAAGGTATTTTAAGGCTTCTGAATAAAGGTTAATGGTTTGAACAGGGTTGAGTTGGAAGAAAGCACGTGGAGACAAAGCGAATTTCTTGCCCAAAATTTCTTCGACGATTTGATTTTTGCCCAATAACTTTTCAGTCTTGTTGCCCCAAACTTGTGGGTTTTGCCATTCAGTTTCGTTTTGATAAACGCTGACTACATGATCGAGCTTCATGATTTCTTTTGCAAGTGGGATCAAGTTCTTGAGTTTGTGGTCGATAGTAATTAAGGTAACTTGAATTTCTTTAGTAGCTTCTGATTGACGAACAACCACTGTCTTAATACCTGGCAAGTGACTACGATAGTTTGCGACTGGAACGTGCAATTTTTCGATTAATTCCTTAATTTCACGTTCTGTTTTTTGGGTGTCTTCACTTTGGGTTGGCATCTTAGGCAAGTCGATTAGACGGTGAGAATTTGGTGCAAAAAGACCCAACTTGGTTTTGCCATGGACGCTTTCAATTTGATATTGTGCCTTGTTGCGGTAGTGCCATGGATCTGGAGCAGGAATAGTCTTTTTAACCTTGTATTTAGCGTAGCCACGTGGGTGATATTTCTTAAGTGACTCAAGCATATTGTTGCGCTTGAATTCAAGTTGCTTGTCGTAGGACAAATGAGCTAGCTCTAAACCGCCGATTTCTGGATCAACGCCTTCAGGGAAGTCCACACGATCAGGGCTTTTTTCTTTAATGCGTACTAATTCGCCTTCAATGTAATGAGGGTAGCTCTTCACGATTTTGGCTACGACTACTTCATCTGGCAAAGCACCAGGGATGAAGATGATCTTCTTTTTGTAATAACCGATGCCTTCCCCATTGATGCCTAAGCGTTTAATGGTAATGATGACATCTTTTTCGCGTTGTTTATTCTTGGAAAATTTTCTATTCATTATTCTTATTCTTTCTACTAAAAACTAAATTACATTGCTACTAATTGTACTACCTAAAAAAAGTTCTTAGCAAGCATTACAAAAATTTGTTAGCATGTAATTTAGAATATTGCGAGGTGAAAACAAGTGTTGATAACCAAAGTAAGTGCACAACGGCGCCCAGGACGTTATAATATTTTTTTGGATGGCAAGTATGCTTTTTCTGCTAGTGAAAAGACTGTAGCTGAATTTGTTTTACTAAAAGGAAAAGAACTAAATGATGATCAAATTGAACAAGTTCGTCAATTTGATGCAGATGCTAAAGCCAGTGATTTAGCCGCTCATTTTTTGAGTTATGAGCCTCGAACCGTGTTTGAAGTTTTACAGTATTTGAAAAAGCACGAGATTTCCGATGAAACAGCCAATAGCGCTGTTAGTCAGTTAAATGAATTGGGCTATTTGGATGACCGACAATATGTTAGACTTTTTATCAAAAATGACCTTCGTGTTGGTTCCGATGGTCCTAAGAGCCTGCTCCGCAAATTAACGCAAAAAGGTGTTGATCCCGAAATTAGTCAGGTAGAGCTTGATGAAATAGATGATGAGGATTGGATTGACGTCGGCCAGAGAGTGATTAAGTCAATGGTGCATCAAGTGGGCAAAATCTCACAAAGAGAAATTGAACGCAAGATGAGAAGCAAACTGCTGGCTCATGGTTTTGATGGTGGCATTAGCAGCGAAATCATTTCTTCTTTGGATTTGGCAGATGATGAAGATATGCAAATGGAAGCTTTAAAAAAGCAGGGCATTAAGGCATATAAGAGATTCCGTCGTTTTGATGAAACAGAGCGCAAATTTAAGATCAAAAAGTATTTATTCAGTCATGGCTTTTCATCAGGAGAAATTGATGCTTTCTTAAATGGCGAAGTAATTGATTTAAGTGAATTAGCTGAATATTAGTTGAGGAGAAAAAATGAAGAAAACTATCGATGAAAAAATATTTGTAGGTCGTCCTTTTCCATCTAGCTTGATGAATGCACAAAAGAGTTTCATGGAAGCTAACCAACAAATGGAAAATGATGAAACTTTTCAAAAGTTTTTAGCTGACAACGACTTAGAAAATAAACGTACTGCATTGATCGTCTCAGGAGAAGATAATTTCATATACTGGTACGGCGTGATCGCTAATGCAGATAGCAAAGTGCCAACTGGCTTGATGAAATTTGACTTGCCTAAAGCTGAAGTTGATGAAGAAGTTCAAGAAAATCAAAACCTTGTTTTCTTCAATTTGCCTTTAACTAGCACTGTTTCTACTTTTGTTAAAAAAGTAATGGACAACGGTGTTAAGGTTTACCAAAACTTAGGTGACAGCGATACGCCATACATGGTTTGGGATCTTGATCTGGATACAAAAAGACTGACCCAAGATTTCTACTTAAAGGTCAGTGAATAAATAAAAATTAATGTTGTTGCGGATCGATTGATAAGTTGTCGTATTCGACGTAAGCTCCAAGACAAGTTGAAACGAACATAATCAACAACACGAATCCGATTGAATTGCCTACGATTTGGTCTAGGGTCATAATTGAACGGACTAGATATGTTGATGCAAAGCATAAAATGAAGTCTAGAACAATATTAGCGAACAGCAAGAAGTAGCGTCGTCTAATACTGAAGAAACGCAAAAGTTGTTTTAACAAGTCATCATTGGTTTGAACGGCTAATAAATCAACTGGACGTTGAATTGTTGCCTTAACAGCAAACATGATGATTGAGCCAACTAAAGCTCCGATGATCGTACGGCAGATCTCTGCTGAGTGCAGTACCAATGCATTATAGCCAATACCAATAATTGCTAGACTGCAAATATATGGGATAAGCAATAAAAATGTGAAAACAAGCAAGACGTGGCTTTTTTTCATTGTATCCAACCTCCTTAGTCTTATGTGCTATTTTAACATAATGACACTTGCTGTATGCTATAATATCTTTATTTAGATGACTTTTTAAGAAAGAGAGTATACAAATGAGTAGTGATCCTGGAGCGGATAATTTTTTTGACCGCCTGAAAAATAAACTATCAGGCGATAAAAAAGAAGAAACTAAAGATCATTTAGAAAAAGAAATCGTTAATTTACATGATAGTCATAAAATTGACGACAAAGAATTTTCAATGCTTGAAGGAATCCTTGAATTTCAGGGTAAAACGGCCCGTGAAGTAATGGTGCCAAG encodes:
- the rlmD gene encoding 23S rRNA (uracil(1939)-C(5))-methyltransferase RlmD — its product is MNRKFSKNKQREKDVIITIKRLGINGEGIGYYKKKIIFIPGALPDEVVVAKIVKSYPHYIEGELVRIKEKSPDRVDFPEGVDPEIGGLELAHLSYDKQLEFKRNNMLESLKKYHPRGYAKYKVKKTIPAPDPWHYRNKAQYQIESVHGKTKLGLFAPNSHRLIDLPKMPTQSEDTQKTEREIKELIEKLHVPVANYRSHLPGIKTVVVRQSEATKEIQVTLITIDHKLKNLIPLAKEIMKLDHVVSVYQNETEWQNPQVWGNKTEKLLGKNQIVEEILGKKFALSPRAFFQLNPVQTINLYSEALKYLDLTPDQTLIDAYSGVGTLGILAADRVKQVIGIETIPEAVKDAQHNVELNHIKNADYIQGATEKVLPELQNSGVSIDALIVDPPRTGLAKSLIKTILRVKPETFVYISCNPSTLAQDLVLLSEAYDVRLIQNVDMLPQTPRCEAIAKLVLRK
- the recX gene encoding recombination regulator RecX, translating into MLITKVSAQRRPGRYNIFLDGKYAFSASEKTVAEFVLLKGKELNDDQIEQVRQFDADAKASDLAAHFLSYEPRTVFEVLQYLKKHEISDETANSAVSQLNELGYLDDRQYVRLFIKNDLRVGSDGPKSLLRKLTQKGVDPEISQVELDEIDDEDWIDVGQRVIKSMVHQVGKISQREIERKMRSKLLAHGFDGGISSEIISSLDLADDEDMQMEALKKQGIKAYKRFRRFDETERKFKIKKYLFSHGFSSGEIDAFLNGEVIDLSELAEY